Proteins co-encoded in one Dendropsophus ebraccatus isolate aDenEbr1 chromosome 9, aDenEbr1.pat, whole genome shotgun sequence genomic window:
- the LOC138800357 gene encoding uncharacterized protein isoform X2, translated as MMVILPEASEARKMGQQAIYCLSAQQKFSNHHGEICKVCINGARPVTLAANSEKVVWCRARPGIANVDYEAYLDPIEVNGPPLVKAARILVTICNGRVPVRLVNLSKAPVDLPKYHAVAQLCEVNPEDILPGDPKLHQRSIKAQQHSNTETNTPWWSESNVGDANTPANQINGVLNVAKRHYQALSKDPLDFGKTTIIQHHINTGNHPPFSYSPVPGDDPGDERCKCHP; from the coding sequence GAAAATGGGGCAACAAGCTATCTACTGTCTCAGCGCTCAGCAGAAGTTTTCCAACCACCATGGTGAAATCTGCAAGGTTTGCATTAATGGTGCTCGTCCAGTGACTCTAGCTGCAAACAGTGAAAAAGTAGTCTGGTGTAGAGCTCGTCCAGGAATTGCAAATGTGGACTATGAAGCCTATCTGGaccctattgaagtaaatggcccCCCACTTGTCAAAGCTGCACGAATTCTTGTCACCATATGCAATGGAAGAGTACCTGTTCGGTTAGTAAACCTTAGTAAAGCCCCAGTGGATCTACCAAAGTACCATGCAGTGGCCCAGCTGTGTGAGGTAAACCCAGAAGATATCCTGCCAGGGGACCCTAAGCTTCATCAGCGGTCAATTAAGGCCCAACAGCATTCTAACACAGAGACAAACACCCCCTGGTGGTCTGAATCTAATGTGGGTGATGCTAATACCCCTGCCAACCAAATCAATGGAGTCCTGAACGTTGCCAAAAGACATTACCAAGCATTGAGCAAAGATCCACTAGACTTTGGAAAGACTACCATTATCCAACATCATATAAACACAGGCAATCATCCTCCCTTTAGCTACAGCCCTGTACCAGGAGATGATCCAGGAGATGAAAGATGCAAATGTCATCCGTAA